A window of Proteus columbae contains these coding sequences:
- the dmsA gene encoding dimethylsulfoxide reductase subunit A, with translation MKNIKEMALLSTPLSRRRFVKTGAAGGLAITAGGLSLPFHQAIASETKPTTNSEKVVWSACTVNCGSRCPLRMHVVDGEIKYVETDNTGNDVYEELHQVRACLRGRSMRRRVYNPDRLRYPMKRVGKRGEGKFERISWDEAFDTISDTMKRLIKDYGNESIYLNYGTGTLGGTMTKSWPPGATLIARLMNCCGGYLNHYGDYSTAQIAAGLNYTYGGWADGNSPSDIENTKLVVMFGNNPGETRMSGGGVTYYVEQAREKSDARMIIIDPRYTDTGAGREDEWIPIRPGTDAALVNALAYVMIKEDLVDKPFLDKYCVGYDETTMPEGAPKNGHYKAYILGNGADGQPKTPEWAAQITGIPASRIVKLAREIATAKPAYITQGWGPQRRSNGELASRAIAMLSILTGNVGINGGNTGAREGSYSIPFVRMPTFTNPVTTSISMFMWTDAILRGPEMTATRDGVRGKDKLDVPIKMVWNYAGNCLVNQHSEINRTHDILQDDKKCEMIVVIDNHMTASAKYADILLPDCTASEQMDFCMDASAGNMAYVIFADQAIKPRFESRNIYEMTSEIAKRMGVGEKFTENRTQEEWLRHLYEQSRQNLPELPTFEEFRAQGIFKKRDPEGHHVAYRKFREDPENNPLTTPSGKIEIYSSQLADIKATWELASDDVIDPLPIYSAGFESYGDPAMEKYPLQMTGFHYKSRTHSTYGNVDVLKAACPQEIWINPVDATKRGIKHGDLVRIYNDRGEVRINAKVTPRILPGVVGLSEGAWYNPDSNRIDHAGSINVLTTQRPSPLAKGNPSHSNLVEVVKA, from the coding sequence ATGAAAAACATCAAAGAGATGGCGTTACTTTCCACTCCCTTATCTCGCCGTCGTTTTGTAAAAACAGGTGCAGCGGGTGGTTTAGCGATAACCGCAGGTGGATTATCACTCCCCTTTCATCAAGCCATTGCCTCGGAAACAAAACCAACAACTAATAGCGAAAAAGTCGTGTGGAGCGCATGTACTGTAAACTGCGGTAGTCGTTGCCCATTACGTATGCATGTGGTTGATGGTGAAATTAAATACGTTGAAACCGACAACACGGGCAATGATGTCTATGAAGAATTACATCAAGTTCGTGCCTGTTTACGTGGTCGTTCTATGCGTCGCCGTGTTTACAACCCAGACCGTTTACGTTATCCAATGAAACGTGTAGGTAAACGTGGTGAAGGTAAATTTGAACGTATTTCATGGGATGAAGCGTTTGATACTATTTCAGATACCATGAAACGTTTAATCAAAGATTATGGTAATGAATCTATTTATCTAAACTACGGCACAGGAACATTAGGTGGCACCATGACGAAGTCTTGGCCACCAGGTGCAACATTAATTGCACGTTTAATGAATTGTTGTGGCGGTTATCTGAATCATTATGGTGACTATAGTACGGCGCAAATCGCAGCGGGCTTAAATTATACTTATGGTGGTTGGGCAGATGGTAATAGCCCTTCAGATATTGAAAACACTAAACTTGTCGTGATGTTCGGTAATAATCCAGGTGAAACCCGTATGAGTGGTGGCGGTGTCACCTATTACGTTGAACAAGCTCGTGAAAAATCTGATGCACGAATGATTATCATCGATCCACGCTATACCGATACGGGTGCTGGTCGTGAAGATGAATGGATCCCAATTCGTCCGGGAACAGATGCTGCATTAGTTAATGCATTAGCCTACGTCATGATCAAAGAAGACTTAGTTGATAAGCCTTTCTTAGATAAATATTGTGTTGGTTACGATGAAACCACTATGCCAGAGGGTGCGCCAAAAAATGGCCACTATAAAGCCTATATTTTAGGTAATGGTGCAGATGGTCAGCCAAAAACGCCTGAGTGGGCGGCGCAGATCACTGGTATTCCTGCTTCACGCATTGTTAAATTAGCCCGTGAAATCGCAACAGCGAAACCTGCTTATATTACACAAGGCTGGGGTCCTCAACGTCGTTCTAACGGTGAGCTTGCTTCTCGTGCTATCGCAATGCTCTCTATTTTAACGGGTAATGTGGGAATTAACGGCGGTAATACTGGCGCTCGTGAAGGCTCTTACAGTATTCCTTTTGTTCGTATGCCAACCTTTACTAACCCTGTTACCACCAGCATTTCTATGTTTATGTGGACGGATGCCATTTTACGTGGTCCAGAAATGACGGCAACCCGTGACGGTGTTCGTGGTAAAGACAAACTTGATGTACCAATCAAAATGGTATGGAACTACGCGGGCAACTGCTTAGTAAACCAACATTCTGAAATCAATCGTACTCATGACATTTTGCAAGACGATAAAAAATGCGAAATGATTGTGGTGATCGATAACCATATGACAGCATCTGCTAAATATGCCGACATTCTACTTCCTGATTGCACAGCATCAGAACAAATGGATTTCTGTATGGATGCATCAGCAGGTAATATGGCTTATGTCATTTTCGCTGATCAGGCAATCAAACCTCGCTTTGAAAGCCGTAATATCTATGAAATGACAAGCGAAATTGCAAAACGCATGGGTGTGGGTGAAAAATTCACTGAAAACCGAACACAAGAAGAGTGGCTACGTCACCTTTATGAGCAATCTCGTCAAAACTTACCTGAACTGCCGACTTTTGAAGAATTCCGTGCTCAAGGTATCTTCAAAAAACGCGATCCTGAAGGTCATCACGTTGCTTATCGCAAATTCCGTGAAGATCCTGAAAACAACCCATTAACAACGCCATCAGGTAAAATTGAGATTTATTCTTCCCAACTTGCCGACATTAAAGCAACATGGGAACTCGCGTCTGACGATGTAATTGATCCACTGCCTATCTACTCTGCTGGCTTTGAAAGCTATGGCGATCCAGCAATGGAAAAATATCCATTACAAATGACAGGATTCCACTATAAATCACGCACCCACTCAACGTATGGCAACGTTGATGTCTTAAAGGCAGCTTGCCCTCAAGAAATATGGATCAACCCTGTTGATGCTACTAAACGCGGTATCAAACACGGTGATTTAGTGCGTATTTATAACGATCGTGGTGAAGTTCGGATCAATGCGAAAGTCACACCTCGTATTTTACCGGGCGTGGTCGGCTTAAGCGAAGGTGCTTGGTATAACCCAGACAGTAATCGAATTGATCACGCAGGTAGTATTAACGTGTTAACGACACAACGCCCTTCACCTCTCGCTAAGGGTAATCCTTCTCACAGTAATCTTGTTGAAGTCGTCAAGGCGTAA
- a CDS encoding DMSO/selenate family reductase complex B subunit translates to MSTQYGFYIDSSRCTGCKTCELACKDFKNLSPEVNFRRIYEYAGGDWTEQDGVYTQNVFAYYLSISCNHCDDPACAKVCPSGAMHKREDGFVVVNEDICIGCRYCHMACPYGAPQFDEVKGHMTKCDGCYERVAEGKKPICVESCPLRALDMAPIEELRAKYGDLAEIAPLPSAKYTKPNIVLKLNANSRPVGDTTGHLANPEEV, encoded by the coding sequence ATGTCAACGCAATATGGTTTTTATATTGATTCAAGTCGTTGCACCGGCTGCAAAACCTGTGAACTGGCGTGCAAGGATTTTAAAAATTTATCCCCTGAAGTGAATTTCCGCCGTATTTATGAATATGCGGGTGGTGATTGGACTGAGCAAGATGGCGTTTATACACAAAACGTGTTTGCTTATTACCTATCTATTTCGTGTAACCACTGTGACGATCCAGCTTGTGCCAAAGTTTGCCCAAGTGGCGCGATGCATAAACGTGAAGACGGCTTTGTTGTTGTTAATGAAGATATTTGTATCGGTTGTCGTTATTGTCATATGGCTTGCCCTTACGGCGCACCGCAATTTGATGAAGTCAAAGGTCATATGACCAAATGTGATGGTTGCTATGAACGTGTAGCTGAAGGCAAAAAACCTATTTGTGTCGAATCTTGTCCACTGCGTGCATTAGATATGGCACCTATTGAAGAGTTACGCGCTAAATATGGTGATTTAGCTGAAATTGCACCACTTCCTTCAGCAAAATACACCAAACCAAATATTGTCCTTAAATTAAATGCCAATAGCCGTCCTGTGGGTGATACCACTGGTCATCTGGCAAACCCAGAGGAGGTGTAA
- a CDS encoding DmsC/YnfH family molybdoenzyme membrane anchor subunit — MVGLHEWPLMFFTVIGQSVAGAFIIMGCAILSGKLSAEMNRKVHYSMFGLWALMGIGFLLSMMHMGTPLRAFNSLLRLGHSSLSNEIASGSIFFALGGIYWLLAVFNKMPAVLGKLWVALVMVLAALFITAISRVYQIDTVPTWYNSYTTFNFVLTAFIGGPILAALLMRIAGFNLNCVSALPLLSVIAILVSAIVATSQGFELGSIQTSVQKAVDLVPNYGALMGIKLVALVLGLSCWIAPLLRKNNPSIALLALGFILVFAGEFIGRGVFYGLHMTVGMAVVG; from the coding sequence ATGGTGGGATTGCATGAATGGCCACTAATGTTTTTTACTGTTATCGGCCAAAGTGTTGCGGGTGCCTTTATTATTATGGGGTGCGCTATCCTTTCGGGTAAGCTTTCCGCAGAAATGAACCGAAAAGTGCATTACAGCATGTTTGGACTCTGGGCATTAATGGGTATTGGCTTCTTATTATCCATGATGCATATGGGAACCCCATTACGCGCATTTAACTCATTACTTCGTTTGGGTCACTCATCATTAAGTAATGAAATTGCTAGCGGTTCTATTTTCTTTGCACTGGGTGGTATTTACTGGTTACTGGCTGTATTTAATAAAATGCCTGCTGTATTAGGCAAATTATGGGTCGCACTGGTTATGGTATTAGCTGCATTATTTATTACGGCTATCTCTCGTGTATACCAAATTGATACTGTTCCGACTTGGTATAACAGCTATACCACATTTAATTTTGTGCTAACAGCCTTTATCGGTGGCCCTATTTTAGCGGCACTCTTAATGCGTATTGCAGGTTTTAATCTAAACTGTGTCAGTGCATTGCCATTACTCAGTGTTATCGCCATTCTTGTGAGTGCTATTGTGGCAACATCACAAGGTTTTGAATTAGGTTCTATTCAAACCTCTGTGCAAAAAGCGGTGGATTTAGTCCCTAACTATGGTGCTTTGATGGGTATTAAATTAGTGGCTTTAGTCTTAGGCTTGAGTTGTTGGATTGCCCCACTGTTACGTAAAAATAACCCTTCGATTGCTTTGTTAGCATTGGGCTTTATTTTAGTGTTTGCTGGTGAGTTTATAGGACGCGGTGTGTTCTATGGTTTACATATGACTGTCGGCATGGCAGTAGTGGGTTAA
- the dmsD gene encoding Tat proofreading chaperone DmsD, whose amino-acid sequence MEQQLITDISLTARILGAAFYYAPTEKSDIVELLSSQKWVEEWPYGSDEEKQRIASLLSQTALAEETLAQAYQRLFVGPYALPAPPWGSVYLDHENVLFGNSTLDLREWMLENGIDIALTQNDPEDHFGLMVMMVAWIAETRPEKLNELLAEHLLPWAYRYLEKLSLQGAFPYYEGLAMLATLTLKNWQSLLNVSPAEKQLFC is encoded by the coding sequence ATGGAACAACAACTTATTACTGATATTTCTCTTACGGCCCGTATTTTAGGCGCGGCTTTTTATTATGCACCTACTGAGAAAAGTGACATTGTCGAGCTGCTGTCTAGTCAAAAGTGGGTTGAAGAATGGCCTTATGGCAGTGATGAAGAAAAGCAACGCATTGCTAGCCTTCTTTCACAAACGGCATTAGCGGAAGAAACTTTAGCACAGGCATATCAACGTTTATTTGTTGGCCCTTACGCACTGCCGGCGCCACCTTGGGGCTCTGTTTACCTTGATCATGAAAATGTATTATTCGGTAATTCAACATTAGATCTACGTGAATGGATGCTAGAAAATGGCATTGATATTGCGTTAACTCAAAACGATCCGGAAGATCATTTTGGTTTAATGGTGATGATGGTGGCATGGATTGCAGAAACTCGCCCTGAAAAACTAAATGAGCTATTAGCAGAACACCTTCTGCCATGGGCTTATCGTTATTTAGAGAAGCTATCTCTGCAAGGCGCATTCCCATATTATGAAGGTTTAGCCATGCTGGCGACATTAACATTAAAAAACTGGCAATCTTTGTTAAATGTCAGCCCTGCTGAAAAGCAATTGTTTTGTTAG
- a CDS encoding macro domain-containing protein has product MIIYSSGDIFESNTTALVNAVNCQGVMGKGIAYQFKEKFPKNFINYKTACDENRFKIGNILITSEKGKLIVNFPTKDEWRKKSQYEYIEKGLLTLKEEIIKREINSIALPPLGCGNGGLDWNRVEELIINIFSDLENVDILLYAPITKNIGSKDKTLLNIEHLIVLYAMSHLKDKKRYSLNTLFYLCQKLSGYNSFNFSVVYGRAYSNALDVITNDLRNLKEKQGVNFDSFIDNYINTHISKKMENEFKKAVPKLKTYIELLNELDGKDEFSELINIVEIISNKDIFTSILLENNDVKKMIIEKMINIGFIQENILGQYEFNYNLK; this is encoded by the coding sequence ATGATTATATATTCTTCTGGTGATATTTTTGAATCGAATACAACCGCATTAGTTAATGCGGTTAACTGCCAAGGTGTAATGGGTAAAGGCATTGCCTATCAATTCAAAGAAAAATTCCCGAAAAATTTTATAAATTATAAAACCGCTTGTGATGAAAATAGATTTAAGATTGGCAATATTCTTATTACTAGTGAAAAAGGAAAATTAATTGTTAATTTTCCTACAAAAGACGAATGGCGCAAAAAATCACAATATGAATATATCGAAAAAGGGCTGTTAACTTTAAAAGAAGAAATAATAAAAAGAGAAATTAATTCAATAGCATTACCACCATTAGGTTGTGGCAATGGCGGATTGGATTGGAATAGAGTAGAAGAACTCATTATAAATATATTTTCAGATTTAGAAAATGTTGATATTTTATTATATGCACCAATAACAAAAAATATAGGTTCTAAAGATAAAACTCTATTAAATATAGAACATTTAATTGTACTCTATGCTATGTCTCATCTTAAAGATAAAAAAAGATATAGCTTAAATACATTATTTTATTTATGTCAAAAACTATCGGGTTATAACTCTTTTAATTTTAGTGTTGTTTACGGTAGAGCTTATTCAAATGCTCTTGATGTTATTACAAATGATCTTAGAAATTTAAAAGAAAAACAAGGTGTTAATTTTGATTCTTTTATAGATAATTATATTAATACTCATATATCAAAAAAAATGGAAAATGAGTTTAAAAAAGCAGTTCCAAAACTCAAAACTTATATTGAATTACTTAATGAGTTAGATGGAAAAGATGAGTTTTCAGAACTAATTAATATAGTTGAAATTATTTCTAATAAAGATATTTTTACTTCCATTCTTTTGGAAAATAACGACGTTAAAAAAATGATAATCGAAAAAATGATTAATATAGGGTTTATCCAAGAGAATATATTAGGTCAATATGAATTTAACTATAATTTGAAGTAA
- a CDS encoding DarT ssDNA thymidine ADP-ribosyltransferase family protein: MSENTSIRDKALLYHLTCLDNLPNILETGLRSRASLRDGFIDVADGNIIQGREAKTLEQMVPFHFFAGNPFDGRVLVDNKHLDFCVITVHRNLAKNNNWKIIPAHPLASEGVDIMSYDEGMEAINWELLDKRDYKDTTCKLVCMAECLSPDTVLASSFFNIYVKDAIMEGVVRDLLRKNKLNIHVNIMEHFCVKK; encoded by the coding sequence ATGTCTGAAAATACTTCTATTCGCGACAAAGCCTTGCTTTACCATTTGACATGTCTAGATAATTTACCAAATATCCTAGAAACAGGATTGCGCTCAAGAGCTTCACTGCGTGATGGTTTTATTGATGTAGCTGATGGCAATATAATACAAGGTAGAGAGGCAAAAACACTTGAACAAATGGTGCCATTCCACTTTTTTGCTGGTAATCCATTTGATGGTCGCGTATTGGTTGACAATAAACATCTTGATTTTTGCGTTATAACTGTTCACCGTAATTTAGCTAAAAATAATAATTGGAAAATAATTCCGGCACATCCTTTAGCGTCAGAGGGAGTGGATATAATGAGCTATGATGAAGGTATGGAAGCCATAAATTGGGAGTTATTAGATAAAAGAGATTATAAAGATACAACGTGTAAACTTGTTTGTATGGCTGAGTGTCTTTCCCCTGACACTGTTCTTGCAAGTTCTTTTTTCAATATTTATGTAAAAGATGCTATTATGGAAGGTGTTGTGAGAGACTTGTTGAGAAAAAATAAGTTAAATATACATGTCAATATTATGGAACATTTCTGCGTAAAAAAATGA